A part of Capsicum annuum cultivar UCD-10X-F1 chromosome 6, UCD10Xv1.1, whole genome shotgun sequence genomic DNA contains:
- the LOC124899440 gene encoding uncharacterized protein LOC124899440 produces the protein MWMLTSFATRGVRRRNGVGFLVDEELRGEVVEVKRANDRLMMIKLVIEGFTMNVRSVYAPQVGLDGEKKKRFWEASDKVVKDIPNSENIIAAGDFIGHIGVLSGGYGDVHRGYGFGERNEEGVALLDFARAFRVVVVNLSFLKRRITWSPSEMQ, from the coding sequence atgtggatgctTACAAGTTTTGCTACTCGAGGAgtgaggcgtaggaatggagtaggcttcttagtagatgaagaacttAGAGGGGAagtagtggaggttaagagggcCAATGATAGGTTAATGatgattaagttggtcattgaggGGTTTACTATGAACGTGAGAAGTGTTTATGCGCCTCAGGTGGGCTTGGATGGTGAGAAGAAGAAGCGATTTTGGGAGGCTTCAGATAAAGTGGTAAAAGACATACCTAACTCTGAGAATATTATTGCAGCAGGGGATTTTATTGGTCATATCGGAGTGTTATCGGGAGGTTATGGCGATGTGCATAGGGGTtatggttttggggagagaaatgaagagggagTTGCTCTGTTGGACTTTGCGAGGGCCTTTAGGGTAGTAGTAGTGAATTTGAGCTTTTTGAAAAGGAGAATTACCTGGTCACCTTCCGAAATGCAATAG